The following DNA comes from Anopheles coustani chromosome 2, idAnoCousDA_361_x.2, whole genome shotgun sequence.
ttaatgaatctgaatctctAGTTTGTTGCTGAAATCCTTGctgaaaattatataaaaaaagcatgttatttaaatcaaaacaagtaGCCGAGTAAGTCCGGCATAAAGTTTACCAGTCATGAGAACATGCTTTGCGAAACAAAGGCATCTAAACATTAAAAGTACGGCAACGACGAATAAAGTACTCGAAACTATCTGGGCACTAACAATACGGCATACTCCCTTAATCCAAAATAAAAGGATATAGGATAAATGAACACTCAGTTCAATTTAACACTATTTAGTTCTAAATTTAAACTAACAACTGCTGTTGAATaacaacaaacatttaacTCCTAGGAGTTAAAGAGAGTAAATTGCTACCAGTATTGATATTGTTAAAATTTCGCTTCATCCAAAAGGAAGAATATGTTCCCAAACTGGGCGCCGCGTTCCGTAGCCCGTTGTTAGCAACTGCCAAACTAGCTACAAGGAAAAAGCTACAGGTTAAATAAACGACTGCATACGTGGTCGACGCCACATCCTGAGTACTGGTACCCAGGACTGGACTTCCTGATTCAATTTTCGTGTTTGCATTGGTTTGCAGCACGAAAGCGTATGTACATATAcgattttttctccttctttctTGTCGTCTTTGCCGCCTTAGTCGAGGGAgtatttcatctttttttttttttttgatttcgATTATGCTACCGAGAATCATCATCTGTttgcacacatgcacacagcCCGTTCGGGAGGTCCCAGTCACGATCGTGCCCATTTCCATAGTGGCTCCGAAATTCAAACAGAAAGTTTTCATCCAATATATTGACACAAGAAATTGGCATTTTTTCTTCAGCGGTCGGAACCGTCTGGTAATCGACTGACCCAAATTTCTACCCCGATCGGTGAGACACGAGGTTCTCAAATAAGTCTTTGAATGATTCATCACGTTCGGATTAGCAGATCGTTGAAATGACAGAATTTAAATTCTGTGTAGCAATCTACTGGCAcgaagaatatttttcaaataaggCAATTTTAACATAAAATTGTTTATCGACAGTAGAGCTTTCTTATCACGACTTAAATCTCATTTTTACATGACTTAAGATATTTATGATAagattatttttcgatttggTTCAATATAATCAGAAATAACATTTCCGAAACACTTCAATTTAATTGATTGAAtgagataaacaaaattaaatctaGTTATCGAACCCGTTCATATTAACGTCTACGTATGTTTGCCGTCAAAATAAtcggaacattccagcttatTTCTAACGTAAGCATTTAAAttcttttgtttaatttaatgtgcagttatttatttatgtttcattcaaTTCTAAACATTTTAAGAATCATCATaccttttaacatttttcacttttttctctttgtttcCTGTTGCACGCCATGAAAATCCAGCGAAGAATGGAAGCGTGATTTAAACTTTGTGGTTTTCTATCATCCACCCTTCAAACAACCCCTTCGTTACACTTTCCGCCAAGAACGCATTAGGTGTTGAAGCACCTTCCTTCACACACATTATTGACGAGACAATCTTCTGCCGTACGTTCGACGAAAGATTCGCCACCGCTCGAGAGGTCCCAGTCCCTGGCGTCGCCCGGAAGTGAAAAGGCTTTAAAAGTGATGTTTATTTTGCTCCCAAATCACCCTTTAAGCCCACCCTCGTCCATCCATACACACACGTGCACACGTGCTCTCTACGTACGTTTCTCTTATTCCCCTATACACGCATTCCGATAAGACACTCACCTTTCGAACTCGATCCCCAACTCTTCACGAAACACCCTAACGTGAAACAATTTCCTGCTTATCTTAACCTTCCCACCGCCACTGCCACCCGTTCTAAGGCTCCGATGGGGAGTGTGCCTGACGAAAGGATACGGTGGTAGGATCCTCTTCGCAGCCGGCGACCGTCGCATGACAATATCAAGACATCTAGAGGCCcatcatcaagtgtttgttccgGGTAAGGGataacgaaaaagaaagaaatgaaacgggggaaaaacctCACACAACAGCCGAGCGTATTTTCACAATGAAACCCACTTTTCTAGCATCCGCAATCGTTTTCCCCTTGCCGCACCGTGGGTTTTCCGATGCAGGATAATTTTGCATATTGCCAACGGAATGTCAAGTACTTTCCGACACCCGTTTCCCGCGACGGGAGAGGGAACGGAGGGAACGAGTTTAAATCACAATCATTCACCCAACTCAAAGGTTTACATTAGCCCTTCAGCAACGGTTTGACATCGTAATCGTGTTCGTATTTATCTAGTGGTGATTACTGACACATGATGAATCTGTTGATGTTGCGACCAATTGAAAGATATATGAAAGGACGGGAAAGGTACGTTTTGAACTGGGATCTTTTTTCTCAATTGGCttgaaattggaaaagtttccacGGCACTTGTTTAGGCAATGTACACGACAAAAACACCTCCATGTCGTGCAATCATTTcgcataaaaaaggaaacagtgAGTCAATTCAACACAAGGttagaatgaaaattttctttcgaaaaaaatctAGATGTCGAGTTGCATCAGtttatttgtaaatttaatCTACACACacgtataaataaatcgaacgGATAACACAAGTTAAATTTACAACAGAAAACATGCATCAACCACACCTGAAATCAAACTATTCCAGAGTATTAGTTATATATATATTgcatattaaaataaactttgcAAAAATTAAGACCAAATTTCAAGATGTAGCAAACTGTTGAAATGTCTACacggaataaaaataatcaataactATTACATAAGCCAAAACAAAATCCCAATCCATAGCTAGACAACGCTTTGAGTGAAAGTTAACCCTCGCATGTAACCCGTGTTTGTCCAGCATATAACATTACAACTCCTCCACTTAGGCGAGGCATAATTTAATTCTCAAACAGCTGCGCTTGCCAAGAAATTAAGATATTCTTCCCCGGCTAGATGCAAACAAAACGGGTGAAAAACCATCAGTGATTCCGCGTCGCGACGGGTCGGGGAGGTAATGCAGATATGCAAATGCTGAGGACACAGGGTTACAACAAGGGAAAAATAAGTACCATAACGCGACCGACTGAAACGATTACGCTTGCCACGAAGGAGCGCTGaggaaaagtgtaaaaaaatctaaatattttccacccgatCGGGCCACGTTGGATTAAAATTTGCTTCAGACGTGTATTGGGAGTGGTGGCAGCATCTTAATTGAATTCAAGGTGAAATGAATGCTGTTTTTGCTATCTTAGAAATATCTCGAGATAAGATTGTTCTCTCCAATCTGAACCGAACGATGTAAAAACCTACGGGAACAGGagcgttcaaaaatataaacatcGGGTGACTTACAAAGCAAAATTCAAGAAACATTATTTGAACGTTTCTATATTAtaactttataaacagtttacAATTTTGTATATAAATTAACTTttcgcaaaacataaaccctAGCAAACATAGTTATGAACAGAAGTGTCCAAATTTTTCAACTTTAAGTAATATACGTGAAAAACTCTCTCGCTCCCAATCCTCCCAATGAAGGGCTTCTAGTAACGCAAAAGACGCTCATTGGCACGAAAGGtttaaaaacgaaaccaagcATAGTAAagagattttaattaaaagttgAAGTTTCGTGTGAGCCATTTTGAGCCGAAGTATGCATGTAGAGCGAAGTCATGAAGGATAATTAATTCATGACTTGACGCATTCGGCGAGCAGGCTGAAGTTGACAGAGCGTAGTAGAAAACACAATAGTGCTAAGCATAAGTATTAATGCAGGTGGAAAATCAGTTTATCATACATTtgatattttcattaaattctggttttaattcattaaaaacgatatAAATGTATAACGCCTTACTCCTTACTTCTTATCATCATCTTTGAAGATTTCAATGCATAGTAGTGTCCACGAAATTCGTACCAAACCATACCAGAAGCATATTCTTTCGTTTCACCGCGCAAATATCGGCCATTAAGATTGCTGTAGGGCGATTAAAGACAAATTGCAATGAGATAAGTAATCAAGCTacgcaataaataaataaagatagATAATATTTTGCTACACCAAACCTACCTACTATGGCACGCTGTATACCACCAGGCGCCTGTGAATTGAACCGCGCAGTTCTTGTACCAGGTATCATTATCCGAATCCAGGGTGGTAAATGGAACTCCTTTTATTCCACTCATAGCATTTCCTGCCGTGCCTGAATATCCATCTATGCTTGCCACCAAATACTTTTGAGCCTCGTCTCCAATCGAAAATCGCTCGTACCTTGCATAAGTCCGGTTGCCATCGAAGTCTTCCAGCAAAACCACCAACTCATTTGGCTTCGACGCGGTCAACTGATGGATGCGATCCAAGcccaaccagaactcgccttCCAACGAACCAAAGCCGTTTTTATACTCCTGCCAGCCGCGATAGAAATCCACAGAACCGTCGAAACGTTGTTGAATCACTGTCCATCCTCCGGACTCGTACTCTTGATCGCGTAGCACGCTCATCGGTTGCTTGAAAGGTTTCTCCGGTTGAATCTTATATATACCACTCACATTGACCGGCAGCTTGCTACAGGAAGTAAAGTTGCTTCCGCGAAGCTCAGCAATCAGCGGCTGCGTAGTTTCAACTAGCTGAGTAATGGATTTCGCCATACGGTCCACGTTATACTCCAGCACTTGCAGCTTCGTCATAATGATCTCAAACGAAAAACCACCTGGATACGCACTGGAACTGTTCTGATCAGTCCTACTCCTACTCACTTCTTCACATCGCACAACTCCAACGATAAAGAAAGCTGCGAAAGTAATCAAATGGTTCGTGCGCGAATTAGCCATGTTGACCGTATGATGAGCGAAGCTAAACTGACTGAATTCAGTCAGCTTCTTGACTATTTATAGAAGCAAAATTACAGTACCATCtcatcttttcattttcttgtaaAATCCTCTAATTGTCGAAAAAACATGGTTAAATAGCTTGcctttttgaaataaaaaaaggttccGATTCGCAACAAATCATTCGTTAATTGTTATAGTTTGATGTACAGGGTAGGACAGAGAAACTCGACGCTTTGAAATGTTGTTATCATAAAAACCATGTCATGAAGTTCTCGACAGACCGGTAGTGAACGTTCACGGTGAAGCCTACATTTACAGGGGCGCCTTTTTTCATTGAGTGTGCTCGACCAAGTGCACTCCACCGATTTCGCTTCATGCGAAGTTTTTGTAAGGTTATCTCAAAACTGCCGTCTGCAAAAGACAAATTTCGGACTTAGAAAGAGCTGAAATCCAACGTG
Coding sequences within:
- the LOC131265163 gene encoding microfibril-associated glycoprotein 4-like; its protein translation is MANSRTNHLITFAAFFIVGVVRCEEVSRSRTDQNSSSAYPGGFSFEIIMTKLQVLEYNVDRMAKSITQLVETTQPLIAELRGSNFTSCSKLPVNVSGIYKIQPEKPFKQPMSVLRDQEYESGGWTVIQQRFDGSVDFYRGWQEYKNGFGSLEGEFWLGLDRIHQLTASKPNELVVLLEDFDGNRTYARYERFSIGDEAQKYLVASIDGYSGTAGNAMSGIKGVPFTTLDSDNDTWYKNCAVQFTGAWWYTACHSSNLNGRYLRGETKEYASGMVWYEFRGHYYALKSSKMMIRSKE